In Moraxella nasovis, the sequence AAATAAAACAAATGGTATTAATGCAATAATAGAACCAATACATGAATAATACATGATAACCATAAAATCAATATCTTTTCTTAATTTATATACAGTTACCAAAAAAAGTCCATAAAAAAACGATGTTGCCAATGCCAACAAATTTCCTAAAGTATGATTTGAACCTAATTGTGCTTTTTCTAAAAATAGTAAAACAACACCAAAAACCATCACAGGGGCTGAAATCAAAAAAGAAAGCGTAGGTTTTTCTTTAAATAAATAATAAGAAATTGGCACAACCGTTAAAGCAACAAGGTTGGATAAAAGATTGGCATTAACCACCGTAGTATAAGAAAAAGAGATGTTCCATAGCACCAGATCCAAAGCTAAAAACACACCAGAGAGCATGGCAAATAATTTGTGCTTATTATTGATACTTAAAGAGCTTTTTTTGTTTCTTTTGCATAAAATATAAAATATAGGCAAGGCAAATAACACACGATAAAAAGCGGTGTTAATCGGCTCTAATGCACTATATCTGACAAATATGCCGCCCAATGCCAATAACGAAATGCAGATTAAGGCACCAAATATATACTTATTCACACTTTGGCTCCATTTTTTTAGTTATTTGGCACTCAGATTTTAATGTGATGATTGAATTTGTGACTTCCGCCTTGATAATTTAAATCCAGCTTAGCTAAAATATTTGGAGAAATCTCAACAAGTTGCGATTCGTAACTATTTTTCATCATAAGTAAACATCCTTGTTAAAGTTAAATTAAGAATAAATAAATTTTAATAAGAACAAGACACAATATCAATTTTTAGATTATGGCAGTCTTGGCGACACCTTTGGGTTTGTCTCACTCATCACCGCTGTGCCATAAGCCAACACTTCTACACCACCTGCATCTATACTTGATGTTTCAATCCTAATGCCGTAGATTTGGTTATAGCCGTGGCTTTGGGCAAGGCGTTTCATACGCACCACCGCTTCTCGGCGGGCTCGCTCCAACAGATTTTCATACACCGTTAGATTCCTACCAAACAGGCTAAGAAAGTCTGCAAACACGAGCTTAAATCGGTCTTGGGCAACAGACACACTCCCCATCACAAGCTGTCCGTCTGTCTGTGTGATGGGCATATAAAATCGCTCATTTGAGATGATGATATGAGCAAGCAGTTTCTCATCTTCATCAAGCTTGGCTAAGTGTTTATGCTCATTTGCCCTGCCAAAATACCAACCAACAAAAAACAAAACAACAGCGATAACAATTTGTAGATTGTTTAAAATAAAAGCAGTCACATCTTTCATCATCATTCCCCAAAGGGATTGTAACGTGGTATGTCTTGATGATTTGGGGTGTTTCTTATCGCCTTAACCGCCGTGCCATAGACAAAAATCTCAGACGCACCCGCTGCCACATTAGATGTAGAAAATCGCACCCCCACGATGGCATCTGCCCCAAGCTGTGTGGCTTTGGCAATCATACGCTCCACAGCCTCGGTGCGTGCTTCTTCTAGCAATTGGGTATAGGCAACCAATTCGCCACCTACGATATTTTTTAGTCCTGCCAAAAAATCCTTACCAACGTGTTTGGTGCGTACCGTGCTACCATAGACCACATCTAGGCGTTCGGTGATGGTATGGTTTGGTAGGTGCTCTAAATTAGACAGTTGCATACTTATCTCTTTACACAATTTTTTTTGACACAATAAAACATCAAATAATAATAAATCTTATTTGATTCATTCTATCACAACTTCTATCACAACATTTTTATCGCAATAAATAAGGCGATGTTGATAATATTTTTGTTCTGTTTTATCGCTTGGTTAATGGCAAACACGGCAGTCATTCAACATCATTTTGCATTCACGGCATCATCTTGTAAACAGCCAAACACCCAAAAGAGCATTTAAAAGACTATTCATCGGTATGGAATAACAAAAACAGTTCCGTGATGTTATCTTCTAGGGCATTTGCCATCTGTGCTAGCGTTTCTTCATCACGCATGTCGTCCATTTCAGGGTCAATGCCAGAGAGTATGACCATCGGCAAGGTGAGCATTGCCACATCTTCTTCGGTATTCTCATCATCAAACCAATCTACGTTCTCGTCTGAGTACATGGCATCTACAAAGCCAATTGCCCACGCCGCCAAATCGCCCTCATCACTAAAATCTTCTGCTTCTTCACTGGCATCAAAAGGCAGTTCAATCGGCTGTTCTGCTTTTAGTGTGTCGTACAGCTCTTGTCGCCATGCAACTAAAGCCTCTTTGACCTCATCAGATACCTGCTCTTCGCCCCCTTCAAAGAAAGCTGAAATCCAATTTGGTAGGGGCTTGCCCACCACCGTTGCGGTCAAAAAGCCATGTGCGGCAATCGGGTCTAAGCCCAATTGGTTGGCATCTGATGCCAAATAATCAAATAATTCTTGTTTATTCATCATATCCTCACGGTTTCATTAAGATTATTATTAAATTAATTAAGCCTGTGAAAGGCACAGGCTTAAGGTTTACATATCATCAAAGTCGTCATCGCCTTCAATATCAAACTCATCAAAGTCATCGTCTGACAATGCTCGCTCTAACTTCTTTAGACGTTGCTCTTCTAGTAACGCATCAATTTTTAGACGTTTTTCAAGTGGCTTGGCTTTAGTGTCATCTGCCAGCTTAGCATCAACATCTTCCTCAAAATCATCATCAAAATCATCATCAATATCACTCATAAAACCTCCAATATATTAAGGCTTGGACTATCACCAAAAGTCATTCAACACCACATCTGCTTATACTGACTTTTTTGTAGGTGTTTAATTATGCCTTATATCGGTTATTTTTACTTTTGTCAAGCAATTTTTAAGGGCAGTCGTATTTTAGATGTTAAGCTAGTTCTCATCAGACAATAAGACACCATCTCTGAGTGACTGCAGACGGTCTGTCGTAGCTGAAGTTAATGACACAATTTGATACATTGTGCTATCTGTGCCGACCGTGGTATCTGTTATAGGCTCAAGTTCAGCACCGACTTTTACTTCGTTATAAGACACTTCATCTAATAATAGCATTGGCGACTGATCGTGCCGCTTAGTCATTTTACGCATGGTGTCAGCATATACTGCATCGCTGACCACTGTTTTGACGTGTAAGGCAAATCGCTGAGATTCACGGTGTTTTTCATAGATGATGTTATTTAGCATAATCACCAGTTTTGATAATAAAAATGCAGCTGTAGCGACTTTTGCACGATCATCTTCGCCATATAGAGCAACTGTCGCCCCTTTATCATCAAAGTCTTTGATTACTCTTGCCTTAACACCCACGACCAAAGGCGATGTCATCAAGTGCACCACTGCCTTTTCTAATAGCTGAGTGCATAGCGAGAAGTACGCTTTTTTGGTATCCACATGAACAGCAGATAATAGGTTGTTTGGGTCGTTATACAATACTTGTACTACAAAATCTGCCTTTTGATGCGTGCTGTCATCTGCTGATTTAAGCTCATCGGTTGTTGCCTTAGCAGTGCTGTCATCTTGGTCTTTATGAGCGTGCGTAGTCTGCATTACAGACAAATCTTGACGGCTTTTTTCCTCATGCATAAACGAATCAGGATGGATAAGCACACCATGCTCTAACAGACGATTGCGCACATCTTTAGCAATCTTAAGCTGCATCTCTTGGGTTGGGCGTGCAAGATTGCCGTACAGTAACCACAGTATCGCATGCAAGGCAATAGAACTCAATAAGAACAGCCAATGCTTAGCGATGATAGACGCACGTCCAATGGACTCAGCTTTCACCACTACGCTACCTAGTGCCTTATCTCCTGTTACAACGGGTACTTTTACACTCGCTCCATCGCCACTTTCATTACCCACAGGCACGATTAGCACGTCTTTTGTGTCATACACGCCAACAAATGCGATTTGTTCTTCATCTACATAACGCTTACCGATAACGCTCATACTAACACGATCAGACGCTGGTAAAGGTACGGTCATCTCTTGGGCGAGCAAATCTGCCGATTGCTGGATCGCTGTCTGATACGTCTCACGCATCTGTCTTTCTTCGCTGACAATGAAAAATAAGATGTGTAGGCATAAACTGGCTAACACAACAAAAGCAAATAGTACTTGTCTAGGGGCTAAATAGGTCATGGCACTGCTTAATTGGTTTTGGCAAATGAATGATAGTAAAAAAAGTATGACTGTATAAACTCGCTAGAATACCACAAAATCGCAATAAAACGATGAAAATGAGTAAAAATTTATGATAAAAATTTGCAAAATGTGATAAGTTTAGTTAATATCAAAGCACTTTTTGTTTTTTTATGTTTTGCTCTTATAAAATCGCTGTTGTGGTCAATATGTAAGTTTGGCTACATTTACCAACTTCTACCACATATGTCATCACAGGAATTGCCATGACAGATTACGCTTTAGATTATCCTAAGCATCACCATCAACAAAAACAAAACTGGTACACCACTTTAACCCATGCCCTGCCCGCCCTTACTGGCACGTTAAGCGTGCATGATTTAGATGCCCTGCCTGCTTTTGCGGTAATCGTTGTATCCAAGCGTGATAACGTAGGCGAGTATATACAATCTTCTTTAAGCAACTGGCAAGCTAAAAATCCAAATTGGCAAATTACTTTCGTCCAAGATAATGATACACCAAAAGCTGACAGCGACACCTTAACTGTGTATGTTCATCGCTATGTGCTAACTCCAGCTTATAACCTACCCATGACGAAAGCCAAGCGAGCTGCTGCTGCTCACATTATTGATGAACAGATTACCCTAGCTTTACAAGATTATCATGCCGATGTACATATTTTACCAATTTCTAAGGTGCTAACAGAATATAAGCTTGCTTGCTTTGATATGGATTCCACCTTGATTGAGCAAGAAGTCATCGTTGAGCTTGCTAAATTCTGTGGCGTTGAAGATAAAATCAGCGAAATTACCGAGTCTGCCATGCGTGGCGAGATTGATTTTAGTACAAGTTTTGCCCGTCGTGTCGCCCTACTTAAAGGAGCTGATATTACCATCATTGATACCATCATTCAAAACAACCTAAGCTTTAGCCCTGGTGCAAAAATACTCATCAAAACCCTAAAGGCTCTCGGTTTTCACACCGTCTTAGTCTCTGGTGGATTTACGCCTTTTGCCAAATATGTCGCAACCACGCTTGGCATAGATGAGTATTATGCCAATGATTTATTAGCAGTGGAAGGTAAGATAACTGGTCGTGTGACAGATACCATCTTAGATGGCGATCGTAAAGCTCAAATCGTCCAAAAAGTCGCTGACAAACTCGGTATTCATACCGACCAGATGGTTTGTATTGGAGATGGGGCAAATGACCTGCCAATGATGATGGCTGCAGGACTTGGAATCGCCTATCACGCCAAACCCATCGTTCAGGCTCGTGCTGATGCAGCTGTGAATATTACAGGTCTTGAAGGTGTGCTATACGCACTAGGTTATGCTACTATATATAACACATAAAATACGCTTATTGTTTTTAAGGAATATCATGTTTACTTTGCCTATTATTGATGTCAAAACAGATGCACTAGATTTACTGCTTGCAGGCCTAGGCTTTCGTTTACATTCACTTGCCAAAAATCGTGAAAACGCATCATTTAACCGCCTAATTGAAGGCAAAAACATCACAATACAGTTCACAAGCCCCACTGTCGCACGCTATTACCGCTTTAAAAATAGTCATTTTCATCAAGTAGCAGGTACAGCTAATAATGCCGATTTAAGTATCGCTTTTAAGGACTCTATGACAGGTGCTAAGATGCTTGCTAAGTCTGATGTTACTGCCTTTATGACCGCTGTCCAAGATGGCGAGGTAACGATAACAGGCGATTATAAATTGGTGCTGTGGTTTGCAGGCGTTGCCAAACATGCTGCCAAAATCCCTGATGAATATCAAACTTATATCGATCAAGCTAAACCCTACACCAAACAAATCATCAACGCCATTAAAAATAAGCTAAAATAGCCCAATCATTAACCTGTTTTTAGCCCATCATTATTAAAAGCAGGTTTGCTATTTTTGAATAAATTGATTAAAATAAGAACAACTGTTTACTAAACCAATCTAAATCTTGTGTGAATACACTTGTCAAAAGGATTGACAACCAACAAGAATCTTATCTACCAAGGCACCGCCATGAATTTTACTCCCGTCCGTCGCACCAAAAACGATATTTCTGCTTTATTTGATTTGCCACTCATGGATTTGCTCATGCAGGCTCAAAGCGTCCATCGTCAGCATTTTAATGCCAACGAAGTGCAAATCAGCACACTACTGTCCATCAAAACAGGCAACTGCCCAGAAGACTGTGGCTACTGCTCGCAGTCAGGTCATCATCGTGATAAGACAGGTTTGGTCGCCGAAAAACGCATGGAAATCGCCAAAGTTATCAAAGAAGCCCGACGTGCCAAAGCATCAGGCTCATCTCGCTTTTGTATGGGGGCGGCATGGAAACACCCATCACCAAAAGATATGCCCTATTTGGTTGAGCTGATTGGCGAAGTTAAGGCATTGGGCTTAGAGACGTGCATGACTTTGGGTATGCTACAACCAGAACAAGCCCAAACCTTGGCGGCGGCAGGACTTGATTATTATAATCACAATCTAGACACATCAAGAAACTATTATAGCCAAGTAACCAGTACTCGCTCATACGATGACCGTATGCAGACACTAGAACACGTCAGAGATGCAGGCATTAACGTCTGCTCAGGATCTATCGTTGGTATGGGCGAAAGCCGAGACGACCGCATTGATTGGATTTTTGAACTCACTCAAATGCCCCTACCGCCACAGTCCATTCCTGTCAACCTGCTTGTCCCCATCAAAGGCACGCCACTGGGCGACAAGGTGCTATCAGAAGGCAAATTATCCGTCATTGAATGGATACGCACCATCGCCGTTACTCGCATTTGTTGTCCGACAAGCTATGTGCGTCTGTCGGCTGGGCGTGAAAGCCTGACAGACGGCGAGCAGGCACTTGCCTTTATGGCAGGGGCAAATTCGTTTTTTTATGGTGATAAACTGCTCACCACAGGCAACCAATCACAAGCCAATGATGACCGTCTCATGGCAGAGCTTGGCTTGACTGCCCAAAAGCCCACTCCCAAACCAAAAATCATCAATGCCATGACAGGCAATGATTATCGTGATGAGCCATGCTCGCTGTCCGCTTAGCTTGTATTCATGTGTCTGTATTCATGTATGCCATCGTCCTACACGATTATCCATGAAGCACATGAGCGGTCTTGGTAGTTGGCTTATTACAAATACAACTTGACCAAATCCGCAAGTGCCAATCAAGCCAAACCAAATAAAGCAACTAAGACAGCTTTAATGAGCCTTGTTATGGCTTTTAACTTTAATTCATCAAGGGTATTTTTATGAAAATTTGTTCCACAAAAAAGGCATTATGCCTATCTGTCATCGCTGTACTTAGCAGTCATGTTTATGCCAAAGAGTTTAGCCAGACCATCTTTTTTGGTGATAGCCTAACCGACTCTGGTCGCTTGGCAAATACCGTCAATAGTGGCTTTATCAAAAATATCACAGGCGAATTACAAAACTCTTTCACCACCAATCCTGACCCCACTTGGGCAGGCGTACTTGCCAAGCATTATGGACACGATGCCATCGCCCACAAAGATAAGCTCAATCAGACCAACTACGCCGTCAGCTCCGCTCAGGTGAGTACCCCTGTAAACTTGTTTGGTTTTGTGTCAGTCGCCCCTGTGAACAAGCAAGTTGATGGCTACTTAAAAGAAGCAAAACAAGCTGATAAAGATGCTCTATATGCAGTGTGGATCGGTGCAAATGACTTGTTGGCAGCCGCCCAAATCAACAACACCACAGATGCCATCAAAGCCATCAAAAAAGCAGCGACTGACGAGAGCGATGTGGTGAACACCCTGCATACCGCTGGTGCAAGGCATATTTTGGTGCCTAATCTGCCTGATGTGGGCAAAACACCACGCTTGATACAAAACGCCGAACAGTCAGTCACCGCCACCACAGCCTCTGGTATCTACAACCGAAGCCTATATCAAAATCTAAACAACAGCAACGCCAACGTCATACCTGCCAACACCTTTGCCCTACTCCAAGAAGCCAACGCCAATCCTCAAGCATTTGGCTTCACCAATGTAACAGACACCGCTTGTCCAAATCAAGGGGGCGAATCTGCCCAAGCGATTTTATGCAAACAAAGCGATTGGCAAAGCACCGAACCCAACGCCAACGAAACCTACGCTTTTGCTGATGGCATTCACCCATCAGGTCGTACGCACCGTATTTTGGCTCAGTATTATACGTCCATCATTGACACCCCTGCTAAATTTGCCCGCCTGCCCAGACAGCTATTCATTCAAGGCAATACTACTGCCGATGAGCTAAATAAACAGCTGAATCTTTTGGGTCAAACGCCAACAAATACAGCACAAAATTCGCTTTGGGCGAAGCTGTCTGTTGATACTGCCAAGCAAAATGACAATAAAAACAGACCTGCATTTACCTTAGGCTTAGACCACGCCAACGAAAACAGCCACACAGGCATCTATCTAAACCAAGCTTCTAAGTACAGCACCCTTGACAAACACCTGACCGCACGCACGAACCAAGTGGGCGTTGGGCTTTATCATCGCCATGACATCGGCAATATTCGTGTCAATGCCAGTGCAGGCATGGACAGACTTGGCATTGAAAGCCAAAGAACGGTTGCATGGGACGGACAAGCACGCACACATACAGGCAAAACAACCGCCAGACGCACGCACGCCAATCTACAAGCAAGCTATGGCGTTGATATGAACCGTCTAAGCGTGCGTCCTTATGTGGGTGCTAACATACAAAAACTACGCATTGACACACTGACCGAAAATGAGCCAAACCTGTCTACCGCACTGCGTTTTCATGAGCAAAGCCAAAAACTCATCAATGCCAACGTTGGCGTAGACGTGGCGTATCATCTCACGGACAACGCACAGATTATCGCAGGGATTGGTCATGAACGCTCACTGAGCAATGATGACCCACAAGTCATCACCACGTCTTTGCCGTCTATTCATGAATACACCAAAGGGTTTCAAACCACCATCAAAAATGATAAACCAAACAGCACCACAGCCAATCTTGGTGGCGTGATACATCTTGGCAACAACACCCTAAGTGCCAGCATCACTGCCAATCGCCAAAACCAAGACACCGACACCCATCTTGGTGGCTTTGTTGGGCTACAAAGTCAATTTTAAGCACCCACCACCCACAAAAAAAGATGGTATAATATGCCATCTTTTTTTTTATTAAAGCCAATACCATGTTGATGTATCTTAAAGCCTTTCATATTATTGCCGTTATCTGTTGGTTTGCGGGGATTTTTTATTTGCCCCGTTTGTTTGTATATCATGCCATGAGCGATGATGTCATCAGCCAAGAGCGGTTTGTTGTCATGGAAAGAAAGCTATATCGTGGCATCATGAATCCTGCCATGATGCTAACTTGGCTATTGGGATTGTCTATGGTGGTGATGAATTGGGATATTTACAAAACGCAAGGCTGGCTACACGCCAAAATCATCTTGGTGATTTTATTGACCGTGTATCATGTGGTCTGTGGTAAGTTTCGCCTAAAACTGATGGCTAACCACGCCTACAAATCTCACGTCTATTGGCGATGGTTTAATGAAATCCCTGTGTTTATCTTAATTGGTGTTGTGCTACTTGTCGTGATTAAGCCGTTTTAGGTAAAGCCATTAGCTATTTTAAGCAAAGTCGTTTTAACCGAAACACCCAACAATATCAGCATCACAATATCAGCATCACAATATCAGCATCACAATATCAGCATCACAATATCAGCATCACAATATCAGCACACAACAAGCCAAATACTCAGCACAGCATATTTAGCATAGCCATCAAAAACACACCACAGCTTTCAATGACAAAGGCAAAAAGTGGATAAAGACAAAAAAGGATAAAAGTTAGCCCTGCATTTTGATGGTTTTTTGTTGTTTGGCGATATCTTTACCCATCAGCACCGATTGGGCGACCATCAGCTCTTTTTCATGCTCAAATCCTGAAATTTGCCACGTTTTATCCTTATCCTTGATAATCAGCGTGTCATTGGCGACAATGATTTGGGCGGTTGGGCTAAGCTGTACGGCATGATGACCACAACAAAAGGATTGATTTTTTAGCACCAAATGACCAGATGTGATAGATAGACGGCTTTTGGCTTTCGCCTTGATTGTATTAAAAATAAAAATCACCACCGCAAATACCGCCATCATACCAATCGTTATCTGTACCTTTTGGGTCATCGCTACCACCGCCACGATGAGTGCAAGCACCACCAAAACGATTGACACCCAAAACAGCGAGTTACTCTGTTTGCCATGCAGTGCAATCTCTACGCCATCATCTATTACTTTTAGCATCACCAACCCAACGCTTGCTTTTGGATTTCAAACAGCTCGCCGATGCCTTTTTCGGCAAAATCTAGCATGACATTGAGCTCATCACGGCTAAAATGCTTATCTTCTGCCGTCCCTTGTATCTCAATAATTCCGCCCATCTGCGTCATCACGACATTCAAATCCGTATCACAAGTAGAATCTTCGGCATAGTCCAAATCCAAGTACGCTTGTCCATTTTTGATGCCCACCGAGACCGCCGCCACAAGACCAATCAATGGGTCTTTGGTCAGTTTTTTATCTCGTTGTAGGCTTTCTAATGCGTCAATGACCGCCACCGCCGCCCCTGTGATACTGGCGGTGCGAGTACCGCCATCAGCTTGAATGACATCACAATCAATATAAATGGTCTTCTCACCAAGTTTGGACAAATCAATCATCGCACGCAACGACCGCCCAATGAGTCGCTGAATTTCTTGGGTGCGTCCAGACTGCTTGCCACGAGTCGCTTCTCGTTGGGTGCGGGTGCCTGTGGCTCGTGGTAGCATACCGTATTCGGCGGTCAGCCAGCCTTGTCCTTGTCCTTTTAACCAACGTGGCACACCTGTCTCAATACTTGCGGTACAAAGCACTTTGGTATCGCCAAACGACACCAACACAGAACCTTCTGCGTGCTTGGTGTAGTTGCGTGTTAATGAAATGGAGCGAAGCTCGTTAAAAGCACGGTGATTGTGTCGCATGGCAATTACTCTTATAAAAATTTAGACTATTGTAACAAGTTTTTGTCCAAATTAAAAACCTACAATGAAAAATATCAACACACTCTATTCTTGTGGACTTTTATCATTTAATAGGTCGTCTTGACGTTTTTGTAGTTCTTCATCTAGTGTATGCAATATCCGAATATCAGGCACAGTATTAACAATCTCATCTTCTGGCACACCGCACAAAATACCTTTTGCCCTTGCTCGAGCTTCATCTTTACTCTGCGATTTTTGAGCCTGAGACTTTTGAGCTTGATTGACGTCCAATTTTTGTTCTAAGGCACTGGCGGTCATCGTCTCAATCTTATCATCAAAGCGAATCTGATAATTGGGTCCAGGCAGAGCAAATCCATGTGTTTCAAGAGCGTGTTTCACTTCACGAATGCCTAGCGTTCTGGCTGTTTTAAAATTGATTTGTTCTTGATTAACCCATGCAGAAAATTCAATAATCACCGCAAAATCGCCCACATCAATGATATTGGCACTCGCTTTGGGCGTATCTAATACAAAATCTAGCTGATTTAATGCATCTACCCCCACTTTGATGGCTGCCAATGGGTCATCATCTGGGTCAACCCCCAATTCAAACACAAAACGCCTGTCCGTATTTTTAGAATAATTTAAAATTGTCCCAGTAAAAACTTCTGAATTGGGCAATCGTAATTGGTTACCATTTAATGTCATTAAAATGGTTGCCCTACTGGTCAAGCGAACCACGATACCTTCATAATTATTGATTCTTACATGGTCTTTGACACGAAATGGCTGACGAAGCGATAACATCAAAGATGCAATGTAGTTTTCAATAGAATCCTTCACCGCAAAGCCCACTGCCACGCCCAAAATACTTGCCCCACCAAGCAATGTGCCAATAATCGCCTGAGCCCCCATCAAATACAGCCCTGCAATCACACCAATCAGAGCAAAGCCAAAACGTATAATTTGCGAGACAAGTTCAGCCACAAAAACGTTCGGCGTGATTTTTCGCCAAAACCACTCACGTCCAGCGAAAAACCCACCAATTTTCCAAAAAATCCACATCACCAAAAGCGACAACGCTAATAAGGGCAAGGCACGCACCACATCTACCGAACGGTCTTTTAGATTTTTTAAAAATGGGGTGACATTCTCTTGTAAATCTAGCGTACGAGTAAGCTCATCATTGACTGGTAGACTACTCATCTGCTTAGCAAGATTGACCGCCTGTGTAGCTTTGGCGTCATTTGGCACATCGCCTGACAACGTAACACCCAAGCCATCTACGGCAATCTGCACATCTTTTAGACCATCTATTTGAGTATAAATACCAAGTAGCTGGGATTTTAATAATGAATAGTCGTGCGTGTCTTTTGGTGTAAATTTAAGAACGCTGTTATCTTGTGGGGCTGTGTCATTGGTTGCATGGGCTTGATTAGCAGAAACTCCGCCATTGAGTGCGGTATTAATAACCAATGAATCATCGGCATAGCTTGGCATAACCGACCCAAAAACAGCGAGCAACACTAGGGATTTTAATAACTTCATAACATAAGAACTAGAATATAAGAGCTAGAATAAGAGCTTGGAAATTAAGGGCTTGGGTTAATTGTTTGGTAGATTAGCATATTTTTGCATATCTTTATATATTTTTGTTGTAAATACCCTATAATAATCACACACCCAATTATTTAAGGAATCATCATGGCGATAC encodes:
- a CDS encoding mechanosensitive ion channel domain-containing protein, encoding MKLLKSLVLLAVFGSVMPSYADDSLVINTALNGGVSANQAHATNDTAPQDNSVLKFTPKDTHDYSLLKSQLLGIYTQIDGLKDVQIAVDGLGVTLSGDVPNDAKATQAVNLAKQMSSLPVNDELTRTLDLQENVTPFLKNLKDRSVDVVRALPLLALSLLVMWIFWKIGGFFAGREWFWRKITPNVFVAELVSQIIRFGFALIGVIAGLYLMGAQAIIGTLLGGASILGVAVGFAVKDSIENYIASLMLSLRQPFRVKDHVRINNYEGIVVRLTSRATILMTLNGNQLRLPNSEVFTGTILNYSKNTDRRFVFELGVDPDDDPLAAIKVGVDALNQLDFVLDTPKASANIIDVGDFAVIIEFSAWVNQEQINFKTARTLGIREVKHALETHGFALPGPNYQIRFDDKIETMTASALEQKLDVNQAQKSQAQKSQSKDEARARAKGILCGVPEDEIVNTVPDIRILHTLDEELQKRQDDLLNDKSPQE